The following nucleotide sequence is from Phycisphaera sp..
TCACGGGCCAGGACAGCCGCGAAGCCGCGCGTGTGGCCGCCGACGCCTACGACCGAGCCGGCCGATCCACCGATGCCGAGCGCCTGCGCCGGCGGGCCATGGGCATGTTCGACGCCACCAGCCCCGACGACCCCGGCTTCGTCGCCGGCGGCTACACGCTCCAACTCGGCGCCTACAGCACGCGCAGCCGCGCCTCGCAGCGCGTCACCGAGGTCAGTTCGGCCACACGCAGCGCGGGCCTCGGCGAACCCAGCGTCGAGATCGCGACCCGCAACGGCCGCGTGCTCTACCTCATCCACGCCGGCCGCTTCCGCACCCAGGCCGATGCCGAACGCGCCCGCCGCACGCTGGGCGTCTCGTCGATCGTGGCCGAATCGATCTGAAATCCACGCACGAAAAAGCGGGGCCCGCGTTGTGCGCGGGCCCCGCTCGATTAAACCTCGAATTGTCGTGACTACGGGCAGCTGACCGTGAAGATCTGGAACGCGTCCAGGCCGGCCTCGGTCACCGAGTCGTTGGGATTGTCGGTGGCCAGGAAGCGGAACCGCATCTCGCTGGTCACCGGCACGAAGTCGCCGATGGTCCAGGTCATCTTGTTCCAGCCCTGGGCGTCCCCGGTGCTCTCGATGAGCGTCCACGACACGCCGCCGTTGTTCGACACCTCGACGTCGAGGGAATCGACGTCCAGATCGTCGTTGGTAAACCAGCGGGCGTAGCTGAGCCGCGCGTCGGGCGCCGCGCTCAGGTCGTACACGGGCGAGGTCAGGATGGTCGGCCCGCCGTCCACGTCGCTGTTGCCCGCCACGTTGTCGGTCACCCAGCACTGACCCGAGCCGTCAAAGTCGGCGAACGGATCGCCACGGCCGCCAGCGGCGGGCACGCCCCGGTCCCACTGGCCATCGGTCAGCTCGATGTTCTCGACCGTCCAGCCCACGGCCGTTTCGAAGTCGAGATCGACGATGAAAGTCTGGTTGGCAACCTCGTAGCTAAACACGTCGGTCGGCGCAGTCGGCGGGAAGATCACCTCGCCGCTCACCGTGCCCTCGGCCGCCAGGAAGAACTCGGGGTTGTCGCCGCACGCCGCCGCGGGGATTGTGCCCTCGTACAGGTCGCCGCCAAGGCTGGTCAGGGCCACGTCGATGAACGAACCGCCATCAAAGCGGTACCGCAGCACCTCGGAGCCGCCGACGATGGCCTCGCCGTCCTTGGCCTGGATCTCGACCTGGAAGGTCACCTCTTGGCCCGGCGCGACGATGTCGGGCAACAGGGTCTCGAGATCGAAGTCGATGCCCAGCGGGGCGCGGTTGTTGTTCACGTAGATGTCATCGATGCCAAGACGCCCGACGGCCGAACCGAAGCTGGGGCCGAAGTCGAAGCGGACGGCCTCGATGTCGCCCAGGTCGAGCCCGCTGCCGTTGGTCAGGAAGTCGTTCAGGCGGATGCGGATGGTCTCGTACTCGTTCTGCCAGCCCGCGCCCGAGCCCGCACCGGTGCGCTGGTAGGGCTCCTCGACCCCGCCGCCGTACACGCCGGTGTTGATCGAGCTGCTGGTACCCGAGCCGTCCCGCAGCGAGACGGTGAAGTTCAGGTCGCCCAGCTCGGCGATCGTCTGTGGGTGCCGCGTGCCCTGGGCCGCGCGGAAGCTCAGGAAGAAGTCGTCGGTCCAATCGCGCTCGCCGGGGATCACCGCGAACTCGATGAAGCTGTCGCTGGTCCAGTCGAACACCATGCCCCGCGAGTCGTCGCCGCCGCTGGAACGGGTCATGCCGTTGCTCGGCTGGCTGCCCGTCCAGCTATACGACCCGTCGGAATCGGCTTGCAGGATCTCCGCCGCGTTGCTCACGGTGAACATGACAGAGCCACCCGAGCTGCTCTGGTCAACGGCCGGGTTGGTCTGGAAGTCGTCGATGTAGAAGTCGTCGCCATCGGTGGTCTCGCGGTACTCACGCACCACGATCGTGCTCTGGCTCACGCTCAGGCTCTCCAGGCTCTCGGCCTGGCGCCACAGGTACTCGGTGGCCATCTGCCCGCCCAGGCTCTCCTCGGCGTGCAGCTTGGCCAGCACCAAGTACACGGCCTCCTGCACACGCTGGGCCTCGGGGCGGCCGATCTCAGTGCCCGCCGGCCCGCTGAAGTCGTTAAAGCCGCAGCAGTTGAAGTCGTTGTGGTCGGCACCCTGCAGGTACGTCGAGTAGCGGTTGCCCTCGGCGCGATCATGGATGGCAAAGGAGCTTACGCCCGCCGAAGGCGCGCCCGA
It contains:
- a CDS encoding SPOR domain-containing protein; this encodes MSSPARPGIWPLLILAATMLAGCTGGGGQPTYREHYEAGRYSLALVSARAAAGRPGGASDASLVAGLAAEAMRDDPTARQWLEPIARGSGDTAARARAGLALIELRTGDPLTAARALEAASVQLTGQDSREAARVAADAYDRAGRSTDAERLRRRAMGMFDATSPDDPGFVAGGYTLQLGAYSTRSRASQRVTEVSSATRSAGLGEPSVEIATRNGRVLYLIHAGRFRTQADAERARRTLGVSSIVAESI